The Nocardioides houyundeii genome includes the window GGCGGGGATCGCTATCGCCATCAAGGCCAGGCACCCCGATGTCCGGGTGGTCGGCGTGCAGGCCGAGCACGCCGCCGCCTTCCCCGGCTCGCTCGCCGCGGGGCCCCGGTGGCGCTGGGGGAGATGCGGACCATGGCCGACGGCATCGCGGTCGGCCGGCCGGGGGCCATCACCTTCGCCGCGATCCGCGACCTGGTCGACGACGTGGTCACGGTCTCGGAGGAGTCGTTGTCCCGGGCGCTGCTGGCCCTGGTGGAGCGGGCCAAGATGGTGGTCGAGCCCGCCGGTGCCGCGGCGGTCGCGGCGCTCCTGGACGCCCCGGGGGCCTTCGAGACGCCGGTCGTCGCGGTGCTCTCCGGTGGCAACATCGACCCGCTGCTGCTGGGCAAGGTGATCCGCCACGGCCTCGCCGCCGCCGGTCGCTTCCTCTACCTGCGGGTGGTGGTCGCCGACCGCCCCGGCGACCTGGCCCGCCTGCTCGCCGAGGTCAGCGCCGCCGGCGGCAACGTGCTCGAGGTTGCTCACGAACGGACCTCTCCCCGGCTGGCGCTCGACGAGGTCGAGGTGCGGCTCCAGCTCGAGACGCGCGGGGGACCGCACACCGAGCAGCTGCTCGCCCGCCTCCGCGGGCGGGGCTACCGGGTCGAGGAGTGACCCCCGGCGTACGTCGTACGCCGCCGCCGTGACTGCGCACATGCCCGGTGGGGTGGCGCCGGGGCGGCGCCTCCGCCTGAAATGGACGAACGGCGCCGGGATGACCCGGCGCCGTTCGGTGGTGCGAAGAGCAGGACTCAGCCGGTGTAGGGCTTGGCGTCGATGATCTCGACGCTGACGTCCTTGCCGTTGGGCGCCTCGTAGGTGACGGTGTCACCCTTCTTCTTGCCGTTGATGGCGGCGCCGAGGGCCGACTGCGGGGAGTAGACGGTCAGGCCGTCCTCCTCCATCTCGCGGGCGCCGAACAGGAAGGTCTCGTCCTCGCCGAAGTCCACGAACTTCACGGTGACCTTCATGCCCTGCTCGACCACGCCGTCGTCGGCGGGGGTCTCGCCCACCTCGGCGCGGCGGAGCATGTCCTCGAGCTGACGGATCCGGGCCTCCTGCTTGCCCTGCTCGTCCTTGGCGGCGTGATAGCCGCCGTTCTCCTTCAGGTCGCCCTCGTCTCGGGCAGCGCTGATCTTCTCGATGATCTCCTGGCGCTTCGGCCCCTTGAGGTCATCGAGCTCAGTCTGCAGCTTGTCGTAGGCGTCCTGGGTCAACCAGATGGTGGACTGGTCGGTCGACTGGGTCATGGCTCCACTCCTGTTTGGGCAAAAGCAAAACCCGCCGGGCTCGTCGCGCTTGGTTCGCGACCGGTGCCTTTGGAGCCCTGCGGGTGTCAGATTGACTAACGACTGTAGCAACCTTGGCGCAGAAAGGCTCAGCGACGACGAGAAAGGCTCAGCGCCGGCGCGACTGACCCTCGGTACGACAGCCTACGTTCTCCACGCTGGTGGCCCGTCGCTCGGTCCGGACCGTCACCGTCTGGACCCCGTCGACAGGCGCGAACGACAGCTCCCCGACGGTCGCCTTGTCCTCGGACAGTGCGCGGAGCAGGCAGTCGGCCTCCTCGACGTCGTCGAGGTCGACTTCGACGCTGACCTCCATCGTGTGGTCGTCGACCACGTCGAACCCGACGATCCCGGACCGCACCGAGGGGTTGCCGTGGAACAGCGCGGCCCAGGCGAGCCAGACGCCGAACACCACGGCCAGCACCACGGTCGCGATGATGGCCACGAGACGTCGTCGCGGCGACGGGGCGCCGTAGCGCTCTGCGAGCTCTGCCGGTGATGTCACGTCATCAAGCGTGCCACCTAGACTTCCGCCATGCCCGACCACCCCCGCGCCGGCCTCCGCCTGATGCACGTGCACGCCCACCCCGACGACGAGTCGAGCAAGGGCGCCGCCTCCACCGCCAAGTACGTCGCCGAAGGTGTCGACGTCCACGTGGTGACCTGCACCGGCGGTGAGCGCGGCTCCATCCTGAATCCCAAGATGGACCGCCCCGACATCCTCGCCAACATGACCGAGATCCGTCGCCAGGAGATGGAGCGCGCCCGCGACATCCTCGGCGTCCGCCAGGACTGGCTCGGCTTCGTCGACTCCGGCTGGCCCGAGGGCGACCCCAAGCCGCCGCTCCCCGAGGGATGCTTCGGGCTGGTGACCCCGGAGGAGGGCGCGGCGCCCCTGGTGCGGCTGATCCGCCAGTTCCGTCCGCACGTGATGACCACGTACGACGAGAACGGCGGCTACCCGCACCCGGACCACATCAAGTGCCACGAGGTCTCCGTCGAGGCGTTCCACGCCGCGGGGGACCCGGAGCGCTACCCCGAGGCCGGCGAGCCCTGGCAGCCGCTGAAGCTCTACTACCACCACGGGTTCAACCGACCCAAGAGCGTCGCCCTGCACGAGGCGATGCTGGCGCACGGCCTGGAGTCGCCGTACGCCGAGCGGCTGGAGAAGTGGGAGGCGAACCCGGAGTGGGACGAGCGGATCACCACCCGCGTCCCGTGCGCCGACTACTTCGGCGTCCGGGATCAGGCTCTGCTGGCCCACGCCACGCAGATCGACCCCGACGGCGCCTGGTTCGCGGTCCCGCGGAGCATCCAGGAGGAGGTCTGGCCCACCGAGGACTACGAGCTGGTGGTGAGCCACGTCCCCACCCAGCTCCCCGAGGACGACCTCTTCGCCGGCATCTCTGGGTGGGCCTGAGAGACTGACACCATGCTTGACCTCTTCGACCCCGCCCTGGTCTCCCACGTCATCGACGTCGTCCGTCTCATCGACGACCCGATGCCCGAGGACACCGAGGTCAAGGCCGGCTGGACCGCCCTCATCGTGTGGCTGCTGATGGCGGTCGCGGTGGCACTGCTCGCCTGGAGCCTCATCCGCCAGCTGCGCCGGACCAACGCCAACCGGGACGCCGGTGTCTTCGGCGACGAGCCGGTGTCGCGATCGAAGGACGACCAGCAGCGCGAGGACGAGCGGCCCGAGGGTCGCTGACCTGCGAGCTCAGCGCCGGGTGACCCTGAGCAGGGCGTCCCACGCGGTGCGGTCGTGCTGGCCACGGTGCGGCTCGTCGCCCTCGGGAGCGGCGACCCGGCGCGCCACCCGGTCGGCGCGCAGCACCTCGAGGTCGAACCCGTCCAGGTCGGCCAGCAGGTCCTCGGCCGTCATCAGCACCGAGGCGTCCTGCGGCCCGCCCGTGCCCTCGGTGAGGTTGGTGGCGTCGTGGGCGACCGCCAGCAGCGTGCCGCCTGTCACCAGGGACGAGAAGGCGTTGCGGATCGCGGCGCGCCGGGGCTCGGCCGGCAGCTGGAGGTAGGCCAGGACCACCAGGTCCACCGGCACGGACGAGACCCACGTGGTCGCGTCGGCGCAGACCCAGGAGACCGGGAGGTCGCCTGCCAGCTGTCGCCCCTTCTCGAGCCCGACGAGCGAGAAGTCCACCGCGGTCACCCGCCACCCGCGCTCGGCCAGCCACAGCGCATTGCGGCCCTCACCAGCACCCAGGTCGACCGCGCGGCCCGCCTGGAGGTCGCCGAGCTCAGCGGCGACGAACTCGTTGGGTCCGGCACGCCAGACCAGCCCGTGCTCGGCGTACCGCTCGTCCCAGTGGTGACGGTCCATGGGGCCACGCTAGCCGCGACGCGTGCGGGCACGTTTGGTCCAGCACCGCTGCGGGTAAAGGAGGTCCATGATCTTTCAAATTCTTGGTCTTCTCGTGGTCGGTCTCATCATCGGCGCGCTCGCTCGGCTGCTGAAGCCGGGCAAGCAGACCCTCAGCTTGGTCGGCACCATGATCCTCGGTGTGGTCGGCGCCATCATCGGTGGCCTGATCGGCGGCCTCTTCAACGACAGCACCAACCCCTTCGAGCTCAACTTCCTCGGCTTCATCTTCGCCGTGATCGCAGCCGTGCTGCTGGTCGGCGTCGCGGAGGCCGTCCTGGGCAAGAACAAGCACTCCGTCTGAGCCGTTGACTCCGGGTCAACCCCGGGGTCGATCTGACGTCGCTGGCCGCGCAACCCTTCCGGGGTGCGCGGCCATACGGCATTTCGGGGGAGTCGGCCGGGATTCATCGGTCATCCCCGCCGCCCTGGGGCCTCAGCTCTGCCCGGCCGCGAGCTCCTCGCGCAGCCGGGGCTCGGTGCGCAGCTCCGGGTGGATCCCCCGCTTGTCGGAGTAGAACTCCCGGATCCGGTCCATGTCGGCTCGCACGTCGCCGGTCAGGGTGAACGTCGGCCCGAAGCCGACCGTGCGGCTGGGTCCGTCGATGTAGCCCAGTGACACCGGGAGACCGGTGTCCTGGGCCAAGCGGTAGAAGCCGCTCTTCCAGTAGGCGCTGCGCTCCCGGGTGCCCTCGGCGGCGATGGCGATGAGGAAGGACTCGTCCCGGGCCGCGTGGGCGGCGAGGTCGCCCACCACCTGCGAGGCGTTGTCCCGATCCACCGGGATGCCCCCGGTGGCCTTCAGCAGCCACCCCAGGGGGCCCCGGAACAGCTCCCGCTTGATGAGGATCCTGGGCGTCACGTCCTGGGACCAGAGCATCACCAGGGTGGCCACCCAGTCCCAGTTGGAGGTGTGCGGAGCACCGACCATGATCCCGGTGCGCGGGACCTGGCCCACGACGCGCCAGCGGGCGAGGCGCAGCAGGGTGCGGGCCAGGGTTCGGCGGATCATGCGAGGACCTCGTCGGCGGCGTTCAGCATGCGAGAACCCTAGTGCTGCGACCTCCGGCAGGTCGCGCCCTGGTTCAGCCGGCCCCGGGAGCATCGGGGACGTCGAGCTCCACGGTGGTGACCGGGTTCTCGAACTGCCCCACCCGCAGCCCCAGCTGCAGCTCCCAGTCGCCGCCCCGCGGCAGCAGCACCAGCGCCTCCCACTCGCCCGGTCGGCCGCTGCGCAACGGCACGGCGCCGAGGTCGAACTCCGGGGAGCGCAGCTCCACGTCGGGGCGCCCCACCTCGCCCGCCGAGCGGCCCTCCGCGGGGATGGTCGAGACGACCAGCGTGTTGCCGCCCGAGGTGCCGGGGGTGAGCAGCACCTCCACCTGCACGCCGCCGAGCTGGAGCGTGCGGGAGATCGGCACCGGAGCGGCCGGGGCTCCCGGGGGCTCGGACGGCGCCCGACCTACCAGGAACCCCGTGACCACGAGGAGCGCGACCAGGAGGCCCAGCTCCGCGAGCACGGTACGTCGTACCAGGACCCCCGCGCTCGGATCCCGAAGGGGGAGCGACGCACCCGGGGCAGCAGCCGGAACCGGTTGAAGGCGGCCACCGCGACCACCGCGAGCCCCAGGACCACCTTGACCAGCAGCAGGGTGCCGTAGGTGGTCTCCACCAGCGCCGACCACGACCCGAGGATGCGCCAGCCCAGCAGCACACCCGCCACGGCCACGGCCAGCACCAGGGGGCCGGCGACCGCGGAGAACCGGGCGAGCACCTCCGCGTCGCGCCGCGACGAGACGTCCGAGGTGCCCGAGCGGAGCGTCAGCGTGAGCCCGGCGAGGCCGCCCAGCCAGACTGCGCCGGCGGCCAGGTGCAGCACGTCGGCGCCCAGCACCAGCGGGGCCGGGCCGTAGGACTGGGTGTGCCCGACCAGGGCCGGGGCGCACACCGCGAGCGCCGCGCAGGTCAGCAGCAGGGCCGAGCGGCGCGGGCCGGGCGGGGTCGGGCCGAACACCGCCGCCGTCGTGACCAGGGCGGCAGTCAGCACGAAGGCCGAGCCGAGCTCCTTGCGCACCAGCGAGGCGTCGAACGAGGTCAGGACGGCGCCCAGCTCCAGTCCCTGGGCGTACAGGCCCGCGACCGCCACGCCCACCGCGGCGCCGACCAGCGCCAGTGCCACGGCCAGCCGGAGCAACCGGCGGACGCGCGCCACCAGCAGCCGGCCGGCGTACCGACGGGGGAGCACGAGGACCACGAAGACGACCAGTCCCGCGCTGCTCAGCAGGCCCAGGTACGTGGCCCAGGAGGCGACCGCCTGGGTGCTGGTGACGGCCACCGAGGACTCCGCCGGCGGGGGTGGAGGACTCACCGTGGCGCTGCGCGCGCCCACGGAGAAGGTCAGGGAGCCCGAGATCGGGTGGCCGTCGGAGGAGACCACGAACCAGGCCACCACGTAGGTGCCACGCGCCAACCGGTCGTCGAAGACCACCCTCACCTGCCCGTCGGCGGTGGAGGCGGACGAGGCGACGACGCTGCCCTGGGCGTCGTACGTCGTGACGAGCCTGCTGGTGAGCAGCACGGGTTCGCTGAACGAGAGGGTCACCTGCTCGGGGCCTCGGGCAGCACCGTGCCGGAGACCGGGTCGGTGCCGACCAGCTGGGCGTGCGCCCAGGCCGGCGCGGCGCCCAGCAGACAGAGGAGCAGCGCGGCCGCGGCGGTCAGCAGGGCCGGCCGCCGGCGTGGCGTGAGGCCGTGGGTGCTCACTCGGGGACGGCGCCCGGCTGCCTGCGGGCCTGGGCGAAGGCGAGTCCCCCCAGGAGCAGCCCGAGCATGCCGGCGGCGAAGCCGATCCAGGCGACGACCTCGGAGGGGGCCGAGGTCGAGGCGGTGGCCGACCCGGTGGCCGACCCGGTGGCAGCGGCGTCCGGTGCGAGGACCTGCACCACCGGTGCCGGGCTCTCCAGCTCCTCGGGGTCCTGCCCGTCCTGGGCCACCTGGATCCAGGCGTTCTCTCCCTGCTCGCAGGTCTGCACGGTCGGGAAGGCCAGTGCCTCACCGACCTGGTCCGGCACCTGGAACGTGAGCTCGACCGTGTCGCGCAGGTCCGAGGCCAGCGGCTCGGTGGCGGTGAACAGCACGGTGTCCACGCGCTCGGTCAGCTCGTTGCCGTGCGCGTCGGTGACCGGCTCGTCCAGCCGGACCACCGTGCGCGAGACGTCCCAGAACGGCGTGCGGGTCGCGGTGACGGAGTTGACCCCCTCGGGCACCTTGACCTCCAGCGCGGTGGTCGCGGAGTCGCCGCAGCCGTGGTTCACCCCGAGCTGGAGCAGCAGCGTCGTACCGGCCTGGGCGGTCGAAGGGGTGACGCTGACGTGGGCCGCGGCGGGAGGGGCCACCAGCAGGACCGCCGCCACGCTCAGACCGAGACCAAGACCGGCGCGGACGGGGGGCGACATGCCCGCGATGATGACAGGTCGGGCGCCTCAGGTGCCACAGAAGGTGACGTAGGGGCCGAACTGGTCCGGTGCCGGCTCGGCGTACCGCTCGAGGCCGGCACGTTCGTCATAGGGCGAGGTGACCGCCTCCAGCAGCCGCTCGACCGGCGCCAGGTCGCCCGCAGTGGCCGCGTCGAGGGCCTCCTCCACGAGGTGGTTGCGCGGGATGCGCACCGGGTTCACCCGGTCCATCGCTGCCGCGTCCGGACCCAGGGCCCGCCACCGTGCCAGCCACGCGTCCACCCGGGCCAGGTCGACGACCAGGCTCCGGGCGGCCTCCACCTCGCCGCGGGCGGCCTGCCCCAGGGCGCGGAAGAACGAGGTGTGGTCGACGTGGTCGGCCTCCATCAGCCCCAGCAGCTCCTCGACCAGCGCAGTGCTCTCGGCGCCGTCGGCGCTCGGGGGAGCCCGATCTTGCGCCGCATGCCGGACAGCAGGGCCTCCACGTACAGCGGCCGGAAGGTGCCCAGGGACTCCACCGCCATGGAGATCGCGATCTCCTGGTCCTCGTGCAGCAGCGGCAGCATGGCCTCGGCGAGACGTGCCAGGTTCCACTCCGCGGCCGCCGGCTGGTTGCCGTAGGCGTAGCGGCCACCTTCGTCGATCGAGCTGTGCACGCAGGCCGGGTCGTAGGCCTCCATGAAGGCGCACGGACCGTAGTCGATGGTCTCGCCGGAGATCGTCATGTTGTCGGTGTTCATCACCCCGTGCACGAACCCCACGAGCATCCACTTCGCCACCAGCTGCGCCTGGGCGGCCACCACCGCCTCGTAGAGCGCCCGGGGCGGGTGCTCGGCGTCGCGGGCGGAGGGGTGGTGGCGCTGGATCGCGGCGTCGCTGAGACGGCGCAGCAGGTCGAGGTCGTCAAGGCCCCGGGCGTACTGGAAGGTGCCGACCCGCAGGTGGCTGGCCGCGACCCGGGTCAGCACAGCACCGGGTAGCAGCGTCTCGCGTCGTACGTCCCTGCCGGTGGCGACCACCGCCAGGGAGCGGGTGGTCGGGATGCCGAGCGCGTGCATCGCCTCGCTCACCACGTACTCGCGCAGCATCGGACCGACGGCGGCGAGCCCGTCACCGCCGCGGGCGAACGGCGTGCGTCCGGAGCCCTTGAGGTGGAGGTCGCGCAGCCTGCCCTCGGTGTCGGTGAGCTCGCCCAGCAGCAGGGCCCGGCCGTCCCCCAGACGGGGGGAGTAGCCGCCGAACTGATGGCCCGCGTACGCCTGGGCCACGGGACGGGCACCCGACGGCACCGAGCGGCCCAGGAGGAAGGCCACCCCCTCGGGAGTGCGGAGCTGATCGGGGTCCAGGCCCAGCTCGGCGGCGAGCGGCTCGTTCAGCGTCAGGAGGGTCGGGTCGGGGGCCTCCTCGGCCTGCCAGGCCAGGGCCAGCTCGGGCAGCGTGTCGGCGAACGAGGTGGTGAGTGCGACGGAGACTGGAGAGGTGGTCACAACGTCCACGGTACGACCCCCACCGCAGCCCGGTGCGGAGACGGGAGCCATCGGCAGGGGAGCTACAGCGGGCGGTCGTCGGTGGCCGCGCCGTCGCGAGGGTCGCTCTCCTCGGCGGGCCGGGTGAAGAACGAGAAGACCCCGTCGGTCTCCAGCACCGCCAGCTCGACGTCGCTGAACCGGCGGATGCCGTTCTGCCGGGCTCCCTCGGCGAGGTCGTCGAACGTGAGCTGCTCGCTGGCGAGCACGTTGAGCAGGGGCTCGCCGTCGCGGATCACGATCCGGGGCAGCCCTTCCAGAACCGGCCTCGCCCTGGGGAAGCGGCGGGTGAGGAAGGCCAGGGCCATCGCCGCCAGGGCGAACGTGGACACGGCAAGCATCGCGGCGGTGAGCGAGTAGTCCTCCTGCAGGATGCCCTGGCTGATCAGGTCGCCCACGGTGACCAGCAGGATCATGTCGAAGGCCGAGAGCTGGGCGACCTCCCGCTTGCCACTGATCCGGATCGCCACCCAGAGGAAGGCGAAGACGACGACGGCGCGGATCACGATGTCCATCAGGGCATCCTCCAGCTGGTGAACGAGACGGCGGCCACGGGCTCGTCGTCCTCGAGCACCTCGACCGAGCACTTCTCGGCCCCGGCGAACTGTCCCGGGGCGCTGCGCGCGTCCAGGCTGATCTCCAGCTCCTCGGCGCGCGGAGGGTCGAACTCGTAGACGACCGCGTCGGGGTCGCCCGCCTCCGCGGCCGGTGCGGGGAACCAGCCCTGGAAGTCGAGGTTGTCGAAGAAGTCGTCGCACAGCGCCACCTGCACCGGCTTCTCGAACCCGCCCTCACGGGTGATGACCAGGTGCAGCGGTGCCGGCTGGCCGGCCCGGGTGATCTCGGGGTAGGTGACCCGCAGGTGGTACCCGCCGCCCGTGGCCGCGGTGTGACCCGCGCGCGGACCCAGGGCGCCCGATGCTCCCGCCGCCACCAGTACGACGAGCAGGGCTACGCCGCCGCGGTGGGCCCACCGTCCCGCCCTGCCACGAGGCCGGTCGGGGAGGTCGGCGGTGGTGGAGTCGGAGCCGGTCACGCGGGCACCCTAGTGCGCGCGTCGGCGCGGTCGTCAGCGCAGG containing:
- the greA gene encoding transcription elongation factor GreA; amino-acid sequence: MTQSTDQSTIWLTQDAYDKLQTELDDLKGPKRQEIIEKISAARDEGDLKENGGYHAAKDEQGKQEARIRQLEDMLRRAEVGETPADDGVVEQGMKVTVKFVDFGEDETFLFGAREMEEDGLTVYSPQSALGAAINGKKKGDTVTYEAPNGKDVSVEIIDAKPYTG
- a CDS encoding DUF4307 domain-containing protein, whose translation is MTSPAELAERYGAPSPRRRLVAIIATVVLAVVFGVWLAWAALFHGNPSVRSGIVGFDVVDDHTMEVSVEVDLDDVEEADCLLRALSEDKATVGELSFAPVDGVQTVTVRTERRATSVENVGCRTEGQSRRR
- the mca gene encoding mycothiol conjugate amidase Mca gives rise to the protein MPDHPRAGLRLMHVHAHPDDESSKGAASTAKYVAEGVDVHVVTCTGGERGSILNPKMDRPDILANMTEIRRQEMERARDILGVRQDWLGFVDSGWPEGDPKPPLPEGCFGLVTPEEGAAPLVRLIRQFRPHVMTTYDENGGYPHPDHIKCHEVSVEAFHAAGDPERYPEAGEPWQPLKLYYHHGFNRPKSVALHEAMLAHGLESPYAERLEKWEANPEWDERITTRVPCADYFGVRDQALLAHATQIDPDGAWFAVPRSIQEEVWPTEDYELVVSHVPTQLPEDDLFAGISGWA
- a CDS encoding class I SAM-dependent methyltransferase, translated to MDRHHWDERYAEHGLVWRAGPNEFVAAELGDLQAGRAVDLGAGEGRNALWLAERGWRVTAVDFSLVGLEKGRQLAGDLPVSWVCADATTWVSSVPVDLVVLAYLQLPAEPRRAAIRNAFSSLVTGGTLLAVAHDATNLTEGTGGPQDASVLMTAEDLLADLDGFDLEVLRADRVARRVAAPEGDEPHRGQHDRTAWDALLRVTRR
- a CDS encoding GlsB/YeaQ/YmgE family stress response membrane protein, whose amino-acid sequence is MIFQILGLLVVGLIIGALARLLKPGKQTLSLVGTMILGVVGAIIGGLIGGLFNDSTNPFELNFLGFIFAVIAAVLLVGVAEAVLGKNKHSV
- a CDS encoding 1-acyl-sn-glycerol-3-phosphate acyltransferase, which encodes MIRRTLARTLLRLARWRVVGQVPRTGIMVGAPHTSNWDWVATLVMLWSQDVTPRILIKRELFRGPLGWLLKATGGIPVDRDNASQVVGDLAAHAARDESFLIAIAAEGTRERSAYWKSGFYRLAQDTGLPVSLGYIDGPSRTVGFGPTFTLTGDVRADMDRIREFYSDKRGIHPELRTEPRLREELAAGQS
- a CDS encoding copper resistance CopC/CopD family protein codes for the protein MTLSFSEPVLLTSRLVTTYDAQGSVVASSASTADGQVRVVFDDRLARGTYVVAWFVVSSDGHPISGSLTFSVGARSATVSPPPPPAESSVAVTSTQAVASWATYLGLLSSAGLVVFVVLVLPRRYAGRLLVARVRRLLRLAVALALVGAAVGVAVAGLYAQGLELGAVLTSFDASLVRKELGSAFVLTAALVTTAAVFGPTPPGPRRSALLLTCAALAVCAPALVGHTQSYGPAPLVLGADVLHLAAGAVWLGGLAGLTLTLRSGTSDVSSRRDAEVLARFSAVAGPLVLAVAVAGVLLGWRILGSWSALVETTYGTLLLVKVVLGLAVVAVAAFNRFRLLPRVRRSPFGIRARGSWYDVPCSRSWASWSRSSWSRGSW
- a CDS encoding YcnI family protein yields the protein MSPPVRAGLGLGLSVAAVLLVAPPAAAHVSVTPSTAQAGTTLLLQLGVNHGCGDSATTALEVKVPEGVNSVTATRTPFWDVSRTVVRLDEPVTDAHGNELTERVDTVLFTATEPLASDLRDTVELTFQVPDQVGEALAFPTVQTCEQGENAWIQVAQDGQDPEELESPAPVVQVLAPDAAATGSATGSATASTSAPSEVVAWIGFAAGMLGLLLGGLAFAQARRQPGAVPE
- a CDS encoding protein adenylyltransferase SelO, translated to MTTSPVSVALTTSFADTLPELALAWQAEEAPDPTLLTLNEPLAAELGLDPDQLRTPEGVAFLLGRSVPSGARPVAQAYAGHQFGGYSPRLGDGRALLLGELTDTEGRLRDLHLKGSGRTPFARGGDGLAAVGPMLREYVVSEAMHALGIPTTRSLAVVATGRDVRRETLLPGAVLTRVAASHLRVGTFQYARGLDDLDLLRRLSDAAIQRHHPSARDAEHPPRALYEAVVAAQAQLVAKWMLVGFVHGVMNTDNMTISGETIDYGPCAFMEAYDPACVHSSIDEGGRYAYGNQPAAAEWNLARLAEAMLPLLHEDQEIAISMAVESLGTFRPLYVEALLSGMRRKIGLPRAPTAPRALRWSRSCWG
- a CDS encoding DUF421 domain-containing protein, which gives rise to MDIVIRAVVVFAFLWVAIRISGKREVAQLSAFDMILLVTVGDLISQGILQEDYSLTAAMLAVSTFALAAMALAFLTRRFPRARPVLEGLPRIVIRDGEPLLNVLASEQLTFDDLAEGARQNGIRRFSDVELAVLETDGVFSFFTRPAEESDPRDGAATDDRPL